The proteins below come from a single Candidatus Bathyarchaeota archaeon genomic window:
- a CDS encoding DEAD/DEAH box helicase family protein, translating into MIDIDDVLAKYSKVEQREYQIACIKDIVKAFNDKSDILIDLPTGAGKTMVFSPIAANASEKQLRTLVLTATKQAQRRVGNEIDKFLLQGKAALVFGMQEYDCPLLKRRAEPLHCREQKEQCRKLKIECDVIKSDKEYNERSLVVSNFSKFLLARMETPYDIIILDDSHSFENSKEQAYHLSIQGGPAKNLYEAKIGAPKLQDFLTDFMSIYSQVFSRCINPGDSDGPISQEYISQLSALTTTYDMKELEQEIAKLQYTREGDIYWNIYYFVTRCSKSSEYQFFVRVDWYDKEDFDSSELISIKEDIGFLINKRFGNSSIAYATATPGDAIKHASTCSLRDYREGDLRITPSRQVVYPEIENWFEKLRILVVTDIGDTRETDSFNQAIGLTTDILTNRSERALVLFKNYRDQKKANDKLAKIFAQNKLFFIDSSIQESDFVEDLASRSQISLASASSTLWEGINIKDLRIAVVVTAPFIRPPIGKKSTHPDERRMLIRLQQGIGRIIRHPSDFGIAVLMDNRFDKYVRRRAFDKRMFKQVQFVQSKDVLGIINETLTKGEH; encoded by the coding sequence ATGATTGATATTGACGACGTCTTAGCAAAATATTCAAAAGTCGAGCAACGCGAGTATCAAATTGCCTGCATTAAGGACATTGTCAAAGCTTTTAATGATAAATCCGATATTCTGATTGATTTGCCAACTGGCGCTGGAAAAACTATGGTTTTTAGCCCTATTGCTGCCAATGCAAGCGAAAAACAATTAAGAACACTTGTGCTGACAGCTACAAAACAAGCGCAGCGACGAGTCGGCAACGAAATCGACAAATTCTTACTTCAAGGTAAAGCAGCCCTTGTATTTGGCATGCAAGAATATGATTGCCCTCTATTAAAAAGAAGAGCGGAACCTTTGCATTGCAGAGAGCAAAAGGAGCAATGCAGAAAGCTAAAGATTGAATGCGATGTAATAAAATCGGATAAAGAGTATAATGAACGAAGTCTTGTTGTAAGCAATTTCTCAAAATTTCTGCTCGCAAGAATGGAGACACCGTACGACATCATTATTTTGGATGATTCTCACAGCTTTGAAAATAGCAAAGAACAGGCATATCACCTTTCAATTCAGGGAGGACCTGCAAAAAACCTTTATGAGGCAAAAATTGGCGCACCCAAGCTTCAGGATTTTCTTACAGATTTTATGAGTATATATAGCCAAGTCTTTTCGCGCTGCATAAATCCGGGCGATTCTGATGGACCTATTAGCCAAGAATACATTTCACAATTAAGCGCTTTGACTACAACTTACGATATGAAAGAACTAGAGCAAGAAATAGCAAAATTGCAATACACCAGAGAAGGAGACATTTATTGGAACATTTATTATTTTGTCACAAGGTGCTCAAAATCAAGTGAGTACCAATTCTTCGTGAGAGTTGACTGGTATGATAAAGAAGATTTCGATTCAAGTGAATTAATTTCCATAAAAGAGGATATCGGTTTTCTTATTAACAAACGCTTTGGCAATAGCTCAATTGCCTATGCAACTGCAACACCGGGTGACGCCATTAAGCATGCTAGCACATGTTCATTGAGGGATTACCGTGAAGGAGATTTACGAATAACTCCCTCAAGACAAGTGGTTTATCCCGAAATTGAAAATTGGTTTGAAAAGTTACGTATCTTAGTGGTCACAGATATAGGCGATACAAGAGAAACAGACTCTTTTAACCAAGCTATCGGTCTAACGACAGATATACTTACCAACAGGTCGGAGCGAGCATTAGTTCTATTCAAGAATTATAGAGACCAAAAGAAAGCCAATGATAAACTGGCAAAGATTTTTGCTCAAAATAAGTTGTTTTTCATTGATTCTTCAATTCAAGAATCTGATTTCGTTGAGGATTTAGCAAGTAGGAGTCAAATTTCACTTGCCTCTGCCTCTTCAACACTATGGGAAGGAATCAACATCAAAGACCTTAGAATAGCGGTAGTGGTGACTGCACCTTTCATTAGACCGCCTATTGGAAAAAAGAGCACACATCCGGATGAGCGACGAATGCTAATCAGATTACAGCAGGGTATCGGTAGAATTATCAGACACCCCTCTGATTTTGGGATAGCAGTACTTATGGATAATAGATTTGATAAGTATGTGAGAAGACGAGCTTTCGATAAAAGAATGTTCAAGCAAGTTCAATTTGTTCAAAGCAAAGACGTTTTAGGCATTATCAACGAAACTCTAACAAAGGGTGAGCATTAA
- a CDS encoding DEAD/DEAH box helicase family protein, whose protein sequence is MPDNKISEMIGKKLGIEVIMPKLWPHQREALSTIDRYLKDFKRAEDGSALIRMPTGTGKSGVIAVLSQYSWQGSVLILEPWEAVRTQLRYEIGDDFWEKIGYGDAIQPKVVREFTPSTIEETLTQTKGKDAIFLCNIQTLNEIYANKNKDKKYNELGSRISLVIFDEGHREPAPEWGKAARSFNVPVVLLTATPYRNDHRMFNVNPNFMYIYPYQRALKENYIRDIKFQGLKWSSAEEFVSELVKFYNGPEFAAVKSQVKKSLGKEARVIVRCESGEAVRLIANLLNQTGVSAIGIHDIFCRSGFLYKNVPRPDKTDAIFWVHESKVMEGIDDPSFSLLGIYQPFNNARSVIQQIGRITRNAQCVPNQTVYVLNNIFDGTQKAFWENYLAYEYSFEENPPLYERRSRYDLSVNIQPNYWYIDGDFRKRIDVDSENVHEFFRFPFSANCYIAKDNFSFDDLKEAIESEWERSDVEIRKITRPEMDTLFVAYVWAYNSPVLLKGSYIEFHLGFTVCKKVGKYIFFYDSNGLSSKYLSKTTKRVGPDILEGLFTNDGKINELSLFNSDLSSSSFRRRTIEAYSISEISPNLSDFYCFPTTSRGYTNFDSKFTRRYVGLSRGRITDSSSSDISYEEYCEWLKKIETALINIESNLKNQPKLLSVFDRYAKFIDVSGNPEPLSILIDFGEALDYFETKHPEGQKGQPLDSPNLHCEILNRKFPFEANSVNYTIDINYDEKRKRYRLECRSLDLAYVPKENNPKIGNSIIGYLNREQCFRIVFDVPELVYAHSNFYKPNIPIGGVLSGGIDLLKILKPLKILKEIKSEKGTAVVNYKGRSTWEENSLFGFIDRFDEYEELKELHKIDLLVCDDMGREIADFIALDENNKRVILIHAKAEGPHKVSASALQTVFGQVKKNLAFLQPMNVQTPPNLALWSGQWSCNKVAGIVDSRIRKGTGEPEELWKRITKVVRDPSSTREVWVLLGDEFSYTEFEKKRNAKKPSPEILQIEFLILSTWQAISEVGAKFSILCSS, encoded by the coding sequence TTGCCTGATAACAAAATTAGTGAGATGATAGGCAAGAAACTTGGCATAGAAGTCATTATGCCAAAACTATGGCCCCACCAAAGAGAGGCCTTATCTACAATAGACCGATATTTAAAGGACTTTAAGCGCGCAGAAGACGGATCAGCACTTATTCGTATGCCAACAGGTACCGGTAAGAGTGGTGTGATAGCAGTACTATCCCAGTATTCTTGGCAAGGATCAGTTTTAATACTTGAGCCATGGGAGGCAGTGCGAACCCAGCTGCGATATGAGATCGGTGATGATTTTTGGGAAAAAATTGGTTATGGCGATGCTATTCAACCAAAAGTTGTTCGAGAATTTACACCTTCAACAATCGAAGAAACCCTGACTCAAACCAAAGGCAAAGATGCCATTTTTTTATGTAACATACAGACGCTAAATGAAATTTATGCCAACAAAAATAAGGATAAGAAATATAATGAATTAGGAAGTAGGATTAGTCTAGTCATTTTTGATGAAGGGCACCGTGAACCAGCTCCCGAGTGGGGAAAAGCCGCCAGGAGTTTCAACGTTCCTGTAGTATTGTTAACTGCAACACCTTATAGAAACGACCATAGAATGTTCAATGTAAATCCTAACTTCATGTACATTTATCCTTATCAAAGAGCGCTTAAGGAAAATTATATAAGAGATATTAAATTTCAAGGCTTGAAATGGAGTTCAGCAGAAGAATTTGTCTCTGAGTTAGTAAAGTTTTATAATGGCCCAGAATTTGCTGCCGTTAAATCGCAAGTAAAAAAATCCTTAGGTAAAGAAGCCCGTGTTATCGTTAGATGTGAAAGCGGTGAAGCAGTACGTCTCATTGCTAATTTGTTAAATCAAACTGGCGTCAGCGCTATAGGAATTCATGATATCTTTTGCAGGAGCGGTTTTCTCTACAAGAACGTTCCTCGACCTGACAAGACAGATGCAATCTTTTGGGTACACGAAAGTAAAGTAATGGAAGGAATTGATGATCCCTCTTTTTCCCTTCTGGGAATCTATCAACCATTTAACAATGCACGGTCAGTAATCCAGCAAATAGGCCGGATAACACGAAATGCTCAATGCGTGCCAAACCAAACAGTATATGTATTAAATAATATCTTTGATGGTACGCAGAAAGCTTTTTGGGAAAACTACCTTGCGTATGAATATAGCTTTGAGGAAAACCCGCCTCTCTATGAGCGTAGGTCAAGGTATGACTTAAGCGTAAATATTCAACCAAATTATTGGTACATTGATGGCGATTTCAGAAAGAGAATTGACGTAGATTCTGAAAATGTTCATGAGTTCTTCCGTTTTCCTTTTTCTGCGAATTGTTACATAGCTAAAGACAACTTTAGTTTTGATGACTTAAAAGAAGCGATTGAGAGTGAATGGGAACGTTCAGATGTTGAAATCAGAAAGATTACACGCCCTGAAATGGATACTCTGTTTGTGGCATATGTTTGGGCTTATAATTCGCCCGTATTGTTAAAAGGGTCTTACATAGAATTCCACCTGGGCTTTACTGTTTGTAAGAAAGTTGGCAAGTACATTTTTTTCTATGATTCAAATGGGCTTTCAAGCAAATACTTATCCAAAACAACCAAGCGGGTAGGGCCTGACATACTAGAAGGCCTTTTTACAAACGACGGAAAAATAAACGAATTATCGCTATTTAACAGTGACTTGAGCTCTAGCAGTTTTAGGCGACGAACGATCGAAGCTTATTCAATATCTGAAATTTCGCCTAATCTCAGCGATTTTTATTGTTTTCCTACGACTTCAAGAGGCTACACTAATTTTGACTCCAAATTTACTAGAAGATATGTTGGACTTTCAAGAGGAAGAATTACCGACTCATCTTCTTCAGATATTTCATACGAAGAGTATTGCGAATGGCTAAAAAAGATAGAGACGGCGCTTATTAACATCGAAAGCAATTTGAAAAATCAACCGAAATTATTGTCCGTTTTTGATAGATATGCAAAGTTCATAGACGTCTCAGGTAATCCAGAGCCACTTAGTATTTTGATAGATTTTGGCGAAGCTCTCGACTATTTTGAAACAAAACACCCTGAAGGACAAAAGGGGCAGCCATTGGATTCACCAAATCTTCATTGTGAAATCTTGAATCGCAAATTTCCATTTGAAGCAAATTCAGTGAATTATACTATTGATATCAATTACGATGAAAAGCGTAAACGATACCGATTAGAGTGCCGCTCTCTTGATTTGGCTTACGTTCCTAAAGAAAATAACCCTAAAATTGGTAATAGTATCATTGGTTATCTTAACAGAGAGCAATGCTTCCGCATCGTATTTGATGTTCCAGAACTTGTTTATGCCCACTCCAATTTCTATAAACCAAATATACCGATTGGAGGCGTGCTTTCCGGTGGCATTGATCTCCTTAAAATCCTTAAACCTCTAAAGATACTAAAAGAAATTAAAAGTGAAAAGGGTACTGCTGTCGTTAATTACAAAGGACGATCGACGTGGGAAGAGAATTCTCTTTTTGGGTTCATAGACCGATTTGATGAGTACGAAGAGCTGAAAGAACTGCATAAGATCGATCTGCTTGTTTGCGATGACATGGGACGTGAAATTGCTGATTTTATAGCTCTCGATGAGAATAACAAACGGGTGATACTTATTCATGCAAAGGCTGAGGGTCCCCACAAAGTATCGGCGTCTGCTCTTCAAACAGTATTTGGTCAAGTAAAGAAAAATTTGGCTTTTTTACAACCCATGAATGTTCAAACGCCTCCAAATTTAGCTCTATGGTCTGGTCAGTGGAGTTGTAATAAAGTAGCCGGTATTGTGGATAGTCGTATTAGAAAAGGCACTGGGGAACCGGAAGAACTATGGAAGAGGATCACGAAGGTTGTTAGAGACCCGTCGTCAACTAGGGAGGTTTGGGTTCTTCTTGGTGACGAATTTTCTTATACTGAATTTGAGAAAAAGAGAAATGCTAAAAAGCCTTCACCTGAGATTCTTCAAATAGAGTTTCTTATCCTTTCAACTTGGCAAGCTATTTCTGAAGTCGGTGCCAAGTTTAGTATTTTGTGCTCTTCATGA
- a CDS encoding DEAD/DEAH box helicase family protein, giving the protein MTFDELIKKIIPYRIKVKQTMSSKSPFRRIESRTAQSCDIESLFKDLKNRSPDIKELFAPQADVLRDYQKSYIKAKDVSIELPTGSGKTLVGLLIAEYRRRILRERILYLCPTKQLAYQVGKKSEEYSIPAKVLVGRRRDFNPIDVSSYRSGKSVAISTYSGLFNSNPEFDDAQTIILDDSHGGEGYISSPWSITINRRDSPNLYQNFLSKFDNDLPSLTILYGSDTHGKSPKVDMIPYAIFFKRIDEIKELFESNLSPDIDPSNYYAWQSIKDSLHACQAYISCDQLLIRPYISPTLTHKPFDNANQRIYMSATLGSGGELERITGINHIERIPTPKIYLKHGIGRRLFLFPDLIKESSEYEPWLVALIGSSQRTLALCPTGKALRNLEQVLQSSNKQLSILEAINVENSIEPFSESKDVVLALTNRYDGIDLPSKKCSLLVMYGLPTGTNLQESFLEDKLGLDVLLRERVKTRIAQGVGRCTRSATDQSLIVMVGKRLLDFCNKRENQLLFNNEIRGELDYVLGLEIKEIDDLNSMIKSFYDKDSDWGVAEEAIAEIRDSNEQPDTKITDILSSCVANEVNFSYDLWFGRFKDAVERGIAITDKLTDPRLSSYRAFWYYLTACAAFAASKENKYYSKIAEKHMSDAISACKTVSWFAGALKSMLPSDKVRSVASELETLAIEGIADTLKELGVAGHGIPRKLGVVGKLLSEKNHSKFDSGMAELGLLLGFNSWKTDAQATPDCIWQLGDEIAYLFEGKSEAKPENAISVDDCRQASGHLKWASVQPELKNCKAVRSILVTPRTIIDKNAVPHANNLYFMTPSDMLSLFGKTKNLITCIRGVMTNEFDEEFKEKILSELVQNDLTPKAIQAFLQNKPIEALKTT; this is encoded by the coding sequence TTGACTTTCGATGAACTTATTAAAAAGATAATTCCTTATCGTATAAAAGTGAAGCAAACGATGTCTAGTAAGAGTCCTTTCCGGCGAATTGAATCAAGAACAGCCCAGTCTTGCGATATAGAGTCATTATTTAAGGATCTAAAAAATAGGTCGCCAGATATAAAGGAATTATTTGCACCACAAGCGGATGTCTTAAGAGATTATCAAAAGAGCTATATCAAGGCCAAAGATGTTAGCATCGAGCTTCCAACCGGTTCAGGTAAAACACTTGTAGGTTTGCTGATTGCTGAGTACCGGCGAAGAATTTTAAGGGAGCGAATTTTATACCTTTGTCCAACAAAACAGTTAGCGTATCAAGTTGGAAAAAAATCAGAGGAATACTCCATTCCAGCCAAAGTTCTGGTTGGCCGAAGGCGGGATTTTAATCCGATAGATGTGTCGTCCTATCGGTCGGGAAAATCAGTTGCAATCTCAACATACAGTGGATTGTTTAATTCTAATCCCGAATTTGATGACGCCCAAACTATTATCTTAGATGACTCACATGGCGGTGAGGGCTATATATCCTCGCCTTGGTCAATTACGATCAATAGAAGAGATTCTCCAAACTTATATCAGAATTTCTTATCAAAATTCGATAATGACTTACCGAGCCTAACAATACTCTATGGCTCTGATACCCATGGAAAGTCACCAAAGGTTGACATGATACCTTATGCAATTTTTTTTAAAAGAATAGATGAAATAAAAGAACTCTTTGAGAGCAATCTGTCGCCGGACATAGATCCTTCAAATTATTATGCTTGGCAATCTATCAAGGACAGCCTGCATGCCTGTCAGGCATATATTTCATGCGACCAGCTGTTAATTCGACCATATATTTCGCCCACCCTTACACACAAACCATTTGATAATGCAAATCAACGAATCTATATGTCCGCTACTTTAGGGAGCGGGGGTGAGCTTGAAAGAATTACGGGTATCAACCATATTGAGAGAATACCCACCCCCAAAATTTACCTTAAACATGGAATCGGTCGTAGGCTATTTTTGTTCCCTGATTTAATAAAAGAGAGTTCTGAGTACGAACCTTGGCTTGTTGCATTAATCGGTTCATCGCAAAGAACTTTGGCGCTCTGCCCAACAGGTAAGGCCTTGAGAAATTTAGAGCAAGTTTTGCAAAGTAGTAATAAACAACTGTCGATTTTGGAAGCCATCAACGTCGAAAACTCTATTGAGCCTTTTTCGGAGTCAAAGGACGTTGTTTTGGCACTGACGAACCGATATGATGGCATTGATCTACCAAGTAAGAAGTGTAGCTTGCTTGTAATGTACGGTCTTCCTACTGGAACAAATCTTCAAGAATCCTTCTTAGAAGATAAGTTGGGTTTGGATGTTCTCTTAAGGGAAAGGGTAAAGACAAGGATCGCTCAAGGGGTAGGTCGTTGTACCAGAAGTGCAACTGACCAGTCATTAATTGTTATGGTTGGGAAACGGTTACTTGATTTCTGTAACAAACGGGAGAATCAGCTTCTATTCAATAATGAAATTAGAGGGGAGCTTGATTATGTGCTTGGATTAGAAATCAAAGAAATTGATGATCTTAATTCAATGATAAAATCTTTCTACGATAAAGACTCTGATTGGGGTGTCGCCGAAGAAGCAATTGCTGAAATACGTGACTCCAATGAACAGCCGGATACTAAAATAACCGATATTCTTTCTTCTTGTGTTGCAAATGAGGTTAACTTTTCTTATGATCTATGGTTTGGCCGCTTTAAGGACGCTGTAGAGAGAGGGATAGCAATAACTGACAAATTAACTGACCCCCGGCTCTCTTCGTATAGGGCTTTTTGGTATTACTTAACAGCTTGCGCGGCTTTTGCTGCTTCCAAGGAAAACAAATATTATTCGAAAATTGCTGAAAAGCACATGAGCGATGCTATTAGTGCTTGCAAAACTGTATCATGGTTCGCTGGGGCATTGAAATCCATGTTACCATCCGATAAAGTACGGTCAGTTGCAAGCGAACTTGAAACGCTCGCCATTGAAGGAATTGCTGATACTTTAAAGGAATTGGGTGTCGCGGGACATGGGATTCCGAGAAAATTAGGTGTAGTCGGAAAGCTACTAAGTGAAAAGAACCATTCAAAATTCGATAGTGGTATGGCGGAGCTTGGCCTTTTGTTAGGTTTTAATTCATGGAAGACAGACGCTCAAGCAACACCCGATTGTATTTGGCAGCTAGGGGACGAGATTGCATATCTCTTTGAAGGCAAATCTGAGGCTAAACCAGAAAACGCTATTTCAGTTGACGATTGTAGGCAAGCTAGTGGGCATTTGAAGTGGGCGAGCGTTCAACCAGAATTGAAGAACTGTAAGGCTGTAAGAAGCATACTTGTAACCCCTCGGACTATCATAGATAAAAATGCCGTGCCACATGCGAACAATCTGTACTTTATGACTCCATCTGACATGCTATCGCTTTTTGGGAAAACAAAAAATTTGATCACTTGCATTCGAGGAGTTATGACTAATGAGTTTGATGAGGAGTTTAAAGAAAAAATTCTATCCGAGTTAGTCCAGAATGATTTGACGCCCAAGGCAATCCAAGCATTCCTGCAAAATAAGCCAATAGAAGCATTAAAAACGACTTAA
- a CDS encoding GIY-YIG nuclease family protein — MKTERSDVDHPLWRKKVDSSLFRQNGTTIPHWACKMWGIEDDFSTCNSKSMATSKIQVEFKGIVYDGWVTVAKEGERSKSPAYRLWYQRQLSHELKDAFLMSFARDIESRLRRLKGHQENVEDEIPFWEFIDIEYDRAIKRFYFNAYYVHKPAFSELFKRLIESPVLHKIDDELEQKPTLRIQKIKWYKRADLTAQIGANNVIYFLIDTKNKLLYIGEAMNLVDRLSKEYPSIPNWDYFRYNVLPDELFDHRVTLERMVIRDYASLLPNSVTETKEISDYRLVNDKIDN, encoded by the coding sequence ATGAAGACTGAACGATCCGATGTTGATCATCCACTCTGGCGAAAGAAAGTTGATTCATCGCTTTTTAGACAGAATGGGACAACGATTCCTCACTGGGCTTGCAAAATGTGGGGAATCGAAGACGACTTTTCGACATGCAATTCTAAGAGTATGGCAACATCTAAGATTCAAGTTGAGTTCAAGGGTATTGTCTACGATGGATGGGTTACAGTCGCAAAAGAGGGTGAACGGTCGAAATCTCCAGCTTATCGTCTTTGGTATCAAAGACAGCTATCACATGAACTTAAAGACGCTTTTCTAATGAGCTTTGCAAGAGACATTGAGTCAAGGTTGAGGCGACTAAAAGGGCATCAAGAAAATGTAGAGGATGAAATCCCCTTTTGGGAGTTCATAGACATCGAATACGATCGAGCGATCAAGAGGTTTTATTTTAACGCATATTATGTTCACAAACCTGCATTTTCAGAGTTGTTCAAGCGGTTAATCGAGTCGCCAGTCCTGCATAAAATTGATGATGAATTGGAGCAAAAGCCAACTCTTAGAATTCAAAAAATCAAATGGTATAAACGAGCAGACTTGACAGCCCAAATCGGCGCAAACAACGTGATATACTTCTTGATTGACACAAAAAACAAATTGCTTTACATCGGAGAAGCTATGAATCTTGTTGATAGATTAAGTAAGGAGTACCCATCTATCCCTAATTGGGACTACTTTAGATATAACGTATTACCTGATGAATTGTTTGACCATAGAGTAACACTTGAAAGAATGGTTATCAGAGACTACGCTTCGTTGCTTCCAAACTCAGTAACTGAAACAAAAGAAATATCCGATTACAGACTTGTTAATGATAAAATCGATAACTGA
- a CDS encoding tRNA (adenine-N1)-methyltransferase, translating into MAQELISDGDYVLIYLDARRTYMIKVQAGQTFHTHKGYLRLDELRGKPYGEPIKSSLGVTFATLKPALTDYIMKSGRNTQIIYPKDASLIVMFSGIGPGSRVFESGTGTGALTTALAHYVGPTGKVYTYELRPEFQKNAAKNIARAKLSGNVEMKSGDVTLGIEERDLDAVILDLAVPWLVVPHAYVALKPSGILVSFSPTIDQVVRTTEAMRECGFVFIETVECLMRTMQVERGKTRPNTMMTGHTGYITHARKIIKPPQETSPLPPETALAEAEPESLEIENSEEIAEQESA; encoded by the coding sequence TTGGCTCAAGAACTCATCAGCGACGGCGACTACGTGCTCATATACCTAGACGCCCGCAGAACATACATGATAAAGGTGCAAGCTGGACAAACCTTCCACACCCACAAGGGCTATTTGCGCCTCGACGAACTCAGAGGTAAACCCTACGGGGAACCCATCAAAAGCAGCCTAGGCGTAACGTTTGCAACCCTAAAACCCGCCTTAACCGACTACATCATGAAGTCTGGACGCAACACCCAAATCATCTACCCCAAAGACGCCTCACTAATCGTTATGTTCAGCGGAATAGGACCCGGAAGCCGGGTCTTCGAATCCGGTACAGGCACCGGAGCCCTCACCACTGCACTTGCCCACTACGTGGGGCCAACAGGCAAAGTTTACACCTATGAGCTGCGCCCAGAATTCCAGAAAAACGCCGCCAAAAATATTGCGCGGGCCAAACTCAGCGGCAACGTCGAAATGAAAAGCGGCGATGTCACCTTGGGCATTGAGGAACGTGACTTGGACGCGGTGATTTTGGATTTGGCGGTTCCCTGGCTGGTGGTGCCCCATGCTTACGTGGCGCTTAAGCCTTCAGGCATTTTGGTTTCGTTTAGCCCCACCATCGACCAGGTTGTCCGCACCACTGAGGCTATGCGTGAATGCGGCTTTGTCTTCATCGAAACCGTCGAGTGCCTCATGCGCACCATGCAGGTGGAACGCGGCAAAACCCGCCCCAACACCATGATGACTGGGCACACAGGCTACATAACGCATGCAAGAAAAATCATCAAGCCACCCCAAGAAACCAGTCCACTCCCGCCGGAAACCGCTCTTGCGGAGGCGGAACCTGAAAGTTTAGAAATAGAAAACAGTGAAGAGATAGCAGAGCAAGAGTCTGCTTAA
- a CDS encoding helicase-related protein: MSKDYDYELWLCNVQGLSKFESLLPAQLKLLREIYEALTETNEKVVSFTAPPASGKTHVIVLTAVYLSLKGGKTCIVTPNGELSVDFKEELKQIKIENPSIAVLSIPAYRKLKTSFDYALMDEAHNLRTALDLDDKMLRSFHFKEGDGFYEVLVPRAITKKYSTRELNIETTTDILKKISDTEHCAVSKQLLKTLTQWRVFCVSYGNTCTLHFLQADPKKRDVLPNGRLLLFSATRLDEEELSFYCNIKKSLVKTFGENQTVFTPKSNVTYNFLVCTDTEKIATCIELVKNINQAMPTLILMNNKFNSEIWTSEFSKVFNNRVVKIDSGLCYSDRNKAYKNFVETDDRILITSSNVFWEGITIKKLRLLLIPYIPFPQPTMLELAEVKRTEYAKIAERRLIQGIGRIGRVPALRGVCILLFQPSKSFEYFTKVSAIELFEHTKKALGYN, from the coding sequence ATGTCTAAAGACTACGACTATGAGCTGTGGCTTTGCAACGTGCAAGGCTTATCCAAATTTGAAAGTCTATTACCTGCCCAACTCAAACTGTTGAGAGAAATCTATGAAGCCTTGACAGAAACTAACGAAAAAGTTGTTAGTTTTACCGCCCCTCCTGCGTCAGGGAAGACACATGTAATCGTTTTAACAGCAGTTTATTTGTCCCTAAAAGGCGGTAAAACATGCATTGTTACACCCAACGGCGAATTATCGGTAGATTTTAAGGAAGAGTTAAAACAGATCAAAATTGAAAATCCATCCATTGCTGTGTTATCAATACCTGCATATAGAAAATTAAAGACAAGCTTTGATTATGCTCTGATGGATGAAGCGCACAACTTACGTACTGCATTAGATCTAGATGACAAAATGTTAAGATCCTTCCATTTTAAAGAAGGAGATGGTTTCTATGAGGTTTTGGTGCCTCGGGCAATAACTAAAAAATACAGCACTCGAGAATTGAATATCGAGACAACTACGGATATATTGAAGAAAATTAGTGATACTGAACATTGTGCCGTTTCAAAACAACTGCTTAAAACCTTAACACAATGGCGTGTTTTCTGTGTTTCTTACGGGAATACATGTACCCTTCACTTTCTTCAAGCAGACCCTAAGAAAAGAGATGTTTTACCGAATGGACGGTTGCTGCTATTTTCGGCAACTCGATTGGATGAAGAAGAGTTAAGTTTTTACTGTAATATTAAAAAGTCGCTTGTCAAAACGTTCGGAGAAAACCAGACAGTTTTCACTCCCAAATCAAATGTTACCTATAATTTCCTAGTTTGTACGGATACCGAGAAAATAGCAACGTGCATAGAATTAGTGAAAAACATCAATCAAGCGATGCCAACGCTAATTCTTATGAATAATAAGTTCAATAGTGAAATATGGACTTCCGAATTTTCGAAAGTATTCAATAATAGAGTTGTAAAAATAGACTCGGGACTTTGCTATTCGGACAGAAACAAAGCGTACAAAAATTTTGTCGAAACAGATGATAGAATTTTAATAACTTCATCAAACGTTTTTTGGGAAGGGATTACCATCAAGAAGCTGAGGCTTTTACTAATCCCTTACATACCTTTTCCTCAACCGACTATGTTGGAGTTGGCTGAAGTAAAAAGAACTGAATATGCAAAAATTGCTGAACGAAGACTGATTCAAGGAATTGGAAGAATAGGAAGAGTCCCCGCTTTAAGGGGTGTTTGTATTCTCCTTTTCCAACCCTCCAAATCATTTGAATATTTTACGAAGGTCTCAGCCATTGAACTCTTCGAGCACACAAAGAAAGCCTTGGGTTACAATTAA